From the Rhizobium leguminosarum bv. trifolii WSM1325 genome, one window contains:
- a CDS encoding protein of unknown function DUF1486 (KEGG: bpy:Bphyt_5869 protein of unknown function DUF1486), producing MSVEKNVQIVKDFFTAIGSYKEHDLLALVADDIEWIIPGRNWPLAGTHRGHAELAAVLKKASEEVEMAYPKPPEFVAQGDRVMVIGVATGKIYATDKPYNDDWVFDMTVRDGKITKIREYIDTQALARASETDGPVT from the coding sequence ATGAGCGTCGAAAAGAATGTCCAGATTGTGAAGGATTTCTTCACAGCGATAGGCAGCTACAAAGAGCACGATCTGCTGGCGCTGGTCGCAGACGATATTGAGTGGATCATTCCCGGTCGGAACTGGCCCTTGGCCGGCACACACCGCGGGCATGCGGAATTGGCGGCGGTGCTGAAGAAGGCATCCGAAGAAGTGGAAATGGCCTATCCGAAGCCACCGGAATTCGTGGCCCAGGGTGACCGGGTCATGGTGATCGGCGTCGCTACGGGAAAAATCTACGCAACGGACAAGCCGTACAACGACGATTGGGTCTTCGACATGACCGTGCGAGATGGCAAAATTACGAAGATCCGTGAGTACATCGACACACAGGCACTGGCGCGAGCCTCCGAGACTGATGGCCCCGTTACGTGA
- a CDS encoding NADP oxidoreductase coenzyme F420-dependent (PFAM: NADP oxidoreductase coenzyme F420-dependent; NAD-dependent glycerol-3-phosphate dehydrogenase domain protein~KEGG: msl:Msil_3365 NADP oxidoreductase coenzyme F420-dependent) → MSYAIIGFGNIGQALAKAFARKGIEVSVATTRDPKSFSSTAAAIGPTIIPTTLAEAAKADVLFLAVRFEAVPDVAKALPTWDGKTMVDVTNAYGVPPEELGGQPSSKFNAQAFTGASLVKGFNHLGAASLAQDPAVKGGRRAVFLASDDDAAAAAISTLAENLGFAPIKLGGLSEGGLLVQARGNTWGQLIFKDLIKFD, encoded by the coding sequence ATGAGCTACGCAATCATTGGCTTCGGCAATATCGGCCAGGCACTGGCCAAAGCATTCGCCCGCAAGGGAATCGAAGTGTCCGTTGCAACCACGCGGGACCCGAAAAGCTTTTCGTCCACCGCGGCCGCAATCGGACCAACCATCATTCCCACCACACTGGCGGAGGCCGCCAAGGCGGATGTCTTGTTTTTGGCTGTTCGTTTTGAGGCCGTCCCGGATGTCGCAAAGGCGCTTCCGACCTGGGATGGCAAGACCATGGTCGATGTGACCAATGCCTACGGTGTGCCTCCAGAGGAACTGGGCGGACAACCGTCTTCAAAATTCAACGCGCAGGCCTTCACTGGTGCAAGTTTAGTCAAGGGCTTCAACCATCTGGGCGCAGCCTCCCTTGCCCAGGATCCCGCTGTGAAGGGCGGCAGGAGAGCCGTGTTTCTGGCAAGCGACGATGACGCTGCCGCGGCGGCGATTTCCACGCTTGCGGAAAATCTCGGCTTCGCTCCGATCAAGCTTGGCGGGCTTTCGGAAGGCGGGTTGCTCGTGCAGGCGCGTGGAAACACATGGGGCCAGCTGATTTTTAAGGACCTGATCAAGTTCGATTGA
- a CDS encoding short-chain dehydrogenase/reductase SDR (PFAM: short-chain dehydrogenase/reductase SDR; KR domain protein~KEGG: mlo:mlr5278 glucose dehydrogenase), with protein MTRLNGKTAVITGGATGIGRAAAKRFVEEGAFVYIYGRRQEALDAAVAELGPNARAVKGSVSDEADLDRLYATVKAERGTLDIVFANAGAGTPLPLGQITGKHIDGTFETNVKGTIFTVQKALPLMGKGGSIILTGSSAGTTGAPGFTAYSASKAAVRNLARTWAEDLKGTGIRVNVLSPGATATELAKEALGEEGQKAYGAMTPLQRMADPSEIGAAAAFLASDDSSFMTASEVAVDGGLAQL; from the coding sequence ATGACCAGACTGAATGGAAAGACCGCCGTGATCACCGGTGGTGCAACGGGTATTGGCCGCGCTGCTGCAAAGCGTTTCGTCGAAGAGGGCGCTTTTGTCTATATCTACGGTCGCCGGCAGGAGGCGCTTGACGCCGCTGTCGCCGAGCTTGGCCCCAACGCCCGCGCGGTGAAGGGCTCGGTCTCCGATGAGGCCGACCTGGATCGGCTGTACGCCACGGTGAAGGCAGAACGCGGAACGCTCGACATCGTCTTCGCCAATGCCGGCGCCGGAACCCCGCTTCCGCTTGGCCAGATCACCGGCAAGCACATCGACGGGACCTTTGAAACCAACGTGAAGGGCACGATCTTCACGGTCCAGAAGGCGCTGCCGCTGATGGGCAAGGGGGGTTCGATTATCCTCACCGGATCAAGTGCCGGCACCACGGGCGCACCAGGATTTACCGCCTATAGCGCAAGCAAGGCCGCCGTGCGCAACCTCGCTCGGACTTGGGCGGAGGATCTGAAAGGCACGGGCATCCGCGTCAACGTGCTATCGCCGGGGGCGACGGCGACCGAACTCGCTAAAGAAGCGCTCGGTGAGGAAGGCCAGAAGGCCTATGGCGCAATGACGCCGCTCCAGCGCATGGCCGATCCGTCGGAAATTGGTGCGGCAGCTGCCTTCCTGGCATCGGACGACAGCAGCTTCATGACTGCCAGCGAAGTCGCCGTCGACGGCGGCCTTGCCCAGCTCTAA
- a CDS encoding transcriptional regulator, LysR family (PFAM: regulatory protein LysR; LysR substrate-binding~KEGG: bja:blr3992 transcriptional regulatory protein): MTIDWDDVRYFLAVARHGSVRAAAAQLDVNHTTILRRIAQLETRLHSQLFEKLPAGYRLTEAGEQVQELAEQMEASSNLLVSRVSGRDQAVRGPLRVTMAPTLATHLLMPDFADFGRQHPEIEMEIHSSLENANLTNREADVALRVVFNRNSLPQNLHGVKGPDLSVGVYMSRDLLAAWKAGTSGDIRWISKNIEGVPEWAHGDVIEVTGAPFRVLEDAAHLEAMRLGLGISALPSFVGDAEPLFVRVPGTRLGPHGTLWVLTQGEARKTKRVRLFTEFISERLRAHAELLAGEIHPHDHLAKQNLRIANSLQDA, from the coding sequence ATGACAATCGATTGGGATGATGTTCGTTATTTTCTCGCCGTGGCACGACACGGTTCGGTTCGCGCCGCCGCGGCCCAGCTCGACGTCAATCATACCACGATCCTACGACGCATCGCGCAGCTTGAGACCCGGCTCCATTCGCAGCTGTTCGAAAAGCTGCCTGCAGGTTATCGCCTCACCGAGGCGGGCGAACAGGTGCAGGAACTGGCGGAACAGATGGAGGCTTCGTCCAATCTGCTGGTCAGCCGCGTGTCCGGTCGTGATCAGGCCGTGCGGGGTCCGCTGCGCGTCACGATGGCGCCCACACTGGCGACACATCTGTTGATGCCTGACTTTGCAGATTTTGGGCGACAGCACCCCGAAATCGAAATGGAGATCCACTCCTCGCTGGAAAACGCCAACCTGACAAATCGCGAAGCCGATGTCGCCTTGAGGGTCGTGTTTAATCGCAACTCTTTGCCGCAGAACCTCCACGGAGTGAAAGGGCCGGATCTTTCTGTCGGTGTCTATATGTCCCGCGACCTCCTTGCGGCCTGGAAAGCCGGCACGTCTGGCGACATCAGGTGGATCTCGAAGAACATCGAAGGCGTGCCGGAGTGGGCTCACGGCGATGTTATCGAAGTCACCGGCGCCCCGTTCCGTGTCCTGGAAGATGCAGCCCACCTCGAGGCGATGCGCCTGGGACTGGGGATATCGGCGCTCCCCAGCTTCGTGGGAGACGCTGAGCCGCTGTTCGTCAGGGTTCCAGGCACACGTCTCGGCCCCCATGGAACCCTATGGGTGCTGACACAGGGTGAGGCGCGCAAGACCAAGCGTGTTCGCCTCTTCACGGAGTTCATATCGGAGAGACTGCGTGCCCACGCGGAATTGCTTGCCGGCGAGATACATCCCCACGACCATTTGGCTAAGCAGAACTTGCGAATAGCGAACAGCTTGCAGGATGCGTGA
- a CDS encoding conserved hypothetical protein (KEGG: sme:SM_b20413 hypothetical protein): MRTTLAIDDDVLTAAKAMATQQHRSVGEVISELARRSLRRPPSSGERNGIPLLSTRPDTPPVTLEIVNAMRDELP, from the coding sequence ATGAGAACGACCTTGGCAATCGACGACGATGTGCTGACCGCCGCAAAAGCGATGGCAACCCAGCAGCACCGGAGCGTCGGCGAGGTCATTTCCGAGCTGGCGAGACGTTCTCTGCGCCGACCGCCGAGCAGCGGCGAGCGCAATGGCATTCCTCTCTTGTCAACACGGCCGGATACGCCGCCAGTGACGCTCGAAATCGTGAACGCCATGCGTGACGAACTGCCGTGA
- a CDS encoding PIN domain protein family protein (TIGRFAM: PIN domain protein family protein~PFAM: PilT protein domain protein~KEGG: bvi:Bcep1808_6071 PilT domain-containing protein): MTFLLDVNVLIALIDPGHVAHDDAHEWFAAIGQSAWATCPITENGVIRIVGNPQYPNSPGSPSLVMEIVRKLRSLPGHSFWPDDVSLVGSGDIAPAKILTSGQVTDTYLLALAKARGGQLATFDRKLSAAAVTRGNSALHLITTSRS; the protein is encoded by the coding sequence GTGACTTTCCTGCTCGACGTCAATGTGCTGATTGCCTTAATCGATCCGGGCCATGTAGCCCATGATGATGCGCACGAATGGTTCGCGGCGATAGGTCAGAGCGCGTGGGCTACCTGCCCCATTACCGAAAATGGTGTCATCCGGATTGTCGGCAACCCCCAATATCCCAACTCTCCCGGTTCACCGTCACTCGTGATGGAAATTGTCCGCAAATTGCGGTCGCTCCCCGGTCACAGTTTTTGGCCGGACGATGTGAGCCTTGTCGGGTCAGGTGATATCGCTCCCGCGAAAATTCTAACATCGGGGCAGGTAACTGACACCTACCTGCTCGCGCTAGCCAAGGCGCGTGGGGGCCAGCTGGCAACATTCGATCGCAAGCTGTCAGCAGCAGCGGTTACAAGGGGCAATTCTGCCTTGCACCTGATCACCACGAGTAGATCGTGA
- a CDS encoding K potassium transporter (PFAM: K potassium transporter~KEGG: mlo:mll1417 potassium uptake protein Kup), whose amino-acid sequence MTDAKLRSADPELEHQNRRGLPSLVLAALGVVYGDIGTSPLYAFREALHATGGSGAHRAEVLGILSLIVWALTIVVTLKYVTFVLKADNRGEGGTLSLMTLARESLTGRPKWVLVLGVIGGSLFLGDAIITPAISVLSAVEGIDVVAPALSKWIVPITLTIIAMLFFVQRFGTSGVASVFGPVTALWFIVLGVSGAIHIFDDPSVLAAVNPVHAVRYIANHIGSAIAVLGAVFLAVTGAEALYVDLGHFGRRPIVTAWFLLVFPSLLLNYFGQGAFVLANPQMAEHPFFSMHPEWARIPMVCLATAATVIASQAVISGAYSLVRQAMHLNLLPRLRILHTSETQSGQIFMPQVNNLLFIFVAALVLFFQNSSGLSAAYGIAVTGEMFITSILLFIVMRRIWSWKLATALAVIVPMTLIDAGFLAANIAKFADGGWVPVAVATTMALVMQTWTAGRRLLAARTKADEIPLTTIIDNLARKKPPTVPGTAMFLTSDIEGAPTALLHSLKHYKVLHEQNVILSVVTSTTPFVRDDEKIFLESFNRHFSRLVITFGYMETPNIPRALVLARKLGLKFDIMSTSFFLSRRTILPSKKGGLPFWQDRLFISLAQNASNATDYFGLPSGRVVELGLQTSI is encoded by the coding sequence TTGACCGATGCCAAGCTGCGATCAGCAGATCCGGAACTGGAACACCAGAACCGGCGAGGACTGCCATCGCTCGTTCTCGCTGCATTGGGCGTCGTCTATGGCGACATCGGAACTAGCCCGCTTTATGCATTTAGAGAGGCTCTCCACGCCACCGGCGGATCCGGAGCTCATCGTGCAGAGGTGCTTGGGATCCTGTCCCTGATCGTCTGGGCACTCACGATCGTAGTCACCTTGAAGTACGTAACGTTCGTTTTGAAGGCAGACAACCGGGGTGAAGGCGGCACGCTGTCCCTCATGACTCTCGCCCGCGAGAGTCTGACCGGGCGCCCCAAATGGGTGCTTGTCCTGGGCGTGATCGGCGGCTCGCTGTTCCTCGGCGACGCGATCATCACGCCTGCGATCTCAGTACTGTCTGCGGTCGAGGGCATCGACGTGGTCGCACCGGCGTTGTCCAAGTGGATCGTGCCAATCACTCTCACGATCATCGCCATGCTGTTTTTCGTCCAGCGGTTCGGGACGAGCGGCGTGGCGTCGGTGTTCGGTCCCGTAACGGCTCTGTGGTTTATCGTCCTTGGCGTCAGCGGGGCGATCCACATATTTGACGACCCGTCGGTGTTAGCAGCAGTCAATCCGGTCCACGCAGTCCGGTATATTGCAAACCACATCGGCTCAGCCATCGCGGTGCTTGGGGCCGTCTTTCTTGCCGTGACCGGCGCCGAGGCCCTCTATGTCGACCTTGGACATTTCGGACGCCGTCCGATTGTCACGGCGTGGTTTTTGCTCGTCTTCCCCAGTCTGCTTCTGAACTACTTCGGGCAAGGAGCGTTCGTGCTCGCGAACCCGCAGATGGCTGAGCATCCTTTTTTCAGCATGCATCCGGAGTGGGCGCGGATTCCTATGGTCTGTCTGGCCACCGCGGCAACGGTCATCGCCAGCCAGGCCGTGATCTCCGGCGCTTATTCCCTTGTCCGTCAGGCGATGCACCTCAACCTGCTTCCGCGCCTGCGAATCCTCCACACCTCCGAAACTCAGTCCGGACAGATCTTCATGCCGCAGGTGAACAACCTGCTGTTCATCTTCGTGGCTGCTCTGGTGCTCTTCTTCCAAAACTCGAGCGGCCTTTCCGCCGCCTATGGCATCGCCGTGACAGGCGAAATGTTCATCACTTCGATCCTCCTGTTCATCGTGATGCGGCGGATCTGGAGCTGGAAGCTGGCGACGGCTCTTGCCGTCATCGTGCCGATGACACTGATCGACGCCGGGTTTCTAGCCGCCAACATTGCGAAGTTCGCAGATGGCGGATGGGTTCCCGTTGCGGTGGCGACGACGATGGCTCTCGTCATGCAGACATGGACGGCGGGGCGTCGGCTGCTTGCCGCCCGCACCAAGGCCGACGAAATCCCGCTTACGACAATTATCGACAACCTGGCCCGGAAGAAGCCGCCGACGGTGCCCGGGACGGCAATGTTCCTGACGAGCGACATCGAAGGCGCGCCAACCGCGCTCCTCCACAGTCTGAAGCACTACAAGGTGCTCCATGAGCAGAACGTCATTCTCAGCGTCGTGACTTCGACCACGCCGTTCGTGCGGGATGATGAGAAAATCTTTCTCGAAAGCTTCAATCGCCACTTCAGTCGGCTGGTGATCACGTTCGGCTACATGGAGACGCCCAACATCCCTCGTGCGCTCGTTCTCGCCCGCAAGCTTGGTCTGAAGTTCGACATCATGTCGACCTCATTCTTCCTTTCCCGCCGAACGATCCTCCCGTCGAAGAAGGGCGGCCTGCCTTTCTGGCAGGACCGGCTGTTCATCTCGCTTGCGCAAAATGCTAGCAATGCGACAGACTATTTCGGCCTGCCGTCGGGGCGAGTGGTCGAACTCGGGCTGCAGACATCCATTTAG
- a CDS encoding sodium/hydrogen exchanger (PFAM: sodium/hydrogen exchanger~KEGG: rpc:RPC_1941 sodium/hydrogen exchanger), with amino-acid sequence MSVFDLISLLLVLTAGFSWINHRYFRLPPSIGILVMGLAASALLVLLELSIPDVSIYADVAALVRQVDFQTTVMNGLLAFLLFAGSLHVDFSALRSRVAVVGAMATIGVLLSTVLIGVAMWALAALFGIELPFLWALVFGALISPTDPVAVLSTLKAVKVPQALETDMAGESLFNDGVGVVVFTALLALASDGADVGAAQVAELFVVEALGGAVVGLITGYAAYRAMRAIDDYPVEVLISIALAMGCYSLASALHMSGPIAVVAAGILVGNRGPKDALSDVTQRYLFGFWTLVDQILNSVLFLLIGLEVLILRYETSILPLALAAIPVALAARFASTIIPVTLLRRHYDFVRGTVIILVWGGLRGGISIALALSLPETPFKAALLAATYAVVIFSIVVQGLTLAKVASRALRPSGPSL; translated from the coding sequence TTGTCCGTCTTCGATCTCATCTCGCTGCTTCTGGTTCTCACTGCCGGGTTCTCCTGGATCAACCATCGCTATTTCAGGCTTCCCCCCTCGATCGGGATCCTGGTGATGGGACTTGCGGCCTCAGCTTTGCTCGTCCTGCTGGAGCTTTCCATTCCAGACGTCTCAATCTACGCGGACGTAGCAGCCCTTGTGCGGCAGGTCGACTTTCAAACGACCGTCATGAACGGGCTTCTCGCCTTCCTCCTGTTTGCCGGCTCGCTCCATGTCGACTTTTCCGCCCTTCGCTCGCGTGTCGCGGTCGTTGGAGCGATGGCTACCATCGGCGTGCTCCTATCAACGGTGCTCATCGGCGTGGCGATGTGGGCCTTGGCGGCCCTGTTTGGCATAGAGCTGCCGTTCCTGTGGGCGCTGGTGTTCGGCGCGCTGATCAGCCCCACCGATCCCGTGGCGGTTCTCTCGACGCTCAAGGCCGTAAAGGTCCCGCAAGCGCTCGAGACGGACATGGCGGGCGAGTCGCTGTTCAACGACGGTGTAGGGGTCGTCGTGTTCACAGCGTTGCTGGCGCTGGCGAGCGACGGCGCAGACGTCGGCGCGGCGCAGGTCGCGGAACTCTTCGTTGTCGAGGCACTGGGAGGGGCAGTCGTGGGACTGATAACAGGTTACGCCGCATACCGGGCGATGAGGGCGATCGACGACTATCCCGTTGAGGTGTTGATTTCCATCGCACTGGCGATGGGTTGCTATTCCCTCGCCTCCGCACTGCATATGAGCGGCCCGATCGCCGTCGTGGCTGCCGGAATCCTGGTTGGCAACCGTGGTCCTAAGGACGCACTCAGCGACGTGACGCAGCGGTATCTCTTCGGCTTCTGGACGTTGGTGGATCAGATCCTCAACTCGGTGCTCTTCCTCCTCATCGGGCTTGAGGTTCTTATTCTTCGCTACGAGACGTCAATCCTGCCGCTCGCCCTCGCCGCCATACCCGTGGCGCTCGCGGCCCGCTTCGCGTCGACGATCATTCCCGTGACCCTCCTCCGCAGACACTACGACTTCGTCCGCGGTACCGTGATCATTCTTGTCTGGGGAGGTCTCAGGGGCGGCATATCGATCGCCTTGGCGCTGTCCCTTCCGGAAACGCCCTTCAAGGCGGCTCTGCTTGCAGCGACCTATGCCGTCGTGATCTTCTCGATCGTGGTTCAGGGACTGACGCTGGCGAAAGTCGCCAGCCGCGCGTTGCGGCCATCCGGCCCTTCGCTGTAA
- a CDS encoding glycosyl transferase family 28 (PFAM: glycosyl transferase family 28~KEGG: nwi:Nwi_2852 glycosyl transferase family protein), giving the protein MRVAIHTLGTRGDVQPYVALALGLIERGHRVQLAAPVQFESMVLDHGIAFASLPGEFLALLDTPEGKTAIAGSKGFSAGFKLLKYARPLMRSLFDAEWKAAKAFTPDIFVHHPKAIAVPHMAEALQRPGFIEAAANKLH; this is encoded by the coding sequence ATGAGGGTCGCCATTCATACGCTCGGCACGCGCGGAGATGTTCAGCCCTATGTCGCTCTGGCACTGGGATTGATCGAGCGAGGACATCGAGTACAGCTCGCTGCTCCGGTTCAGTTCGAGAGCATGGTGCTAGACCACGGCATCGCATTCGCCTCCCTTCCCGGAGAGTTTCTCGCTCTTCTCGATACTCCTGAAGGAAAGACGGCGATCGCCGGCAGCAAGGGCTTCAGTGCCGGCTTCAAGCTGCTCAAGTACGCCCGTCCGCTGATGCGAAGCCTGTTCGACGCGGAATGGAAAGCAGCCAAGGCCTTCACACCCGATATCTTCGTGCATCATCCGAAAGCAATCGCGGTGCCACACATGGCAGAGGCGCTTCAGCGCCCCGGCTTCATCGAGGCTGCTGCGAACAAACTGCATTGA